The sequence CCTTGTAATTTTCTGGCCCAGTAGATGAATTGGCCTAAGCATCCAAGTGATATCGCACTCTTTTATATGGTGTCAAGAACCCCTCTACGTTTGCATATCCACTGTCACAGAGATAATAGCATCCTGTGACATAACAATGAATGGATATTAGATTACTCAAGGGAACCGTAAAAAGTTCACGAATCTCATTTCTATTAAGACAGTATAACAAACTAAACATATTACCTCTTGGAACTTTGAAACCTTCATTTCTTGTTACAGCATCACGTAGGACCCTTGCATCAGCTGCTGATCCCTCCCAACCACAAAGCGCATAAATGAAATTCATATTATGATCACATACACCCAAAACATTTATGGCAATAGTACCCTTTCTTGTTCTGAATTTGGGTTGCTCATTTTTTGGAACATGCACACTAACATATGTACCATCCAATGCTCCGAGACAACCCTGAAAAttcattcaaaatttcaaaaaatagtAACAAATAGTACGCAAGTGAGTGATGTTTCAAAGTAAACATTATTTAAAAGTTGTACTTTCCCAAAGAAGTGAAATATTATCTCTTACCTTAAACCATTTCCATGTTTCATTTGATGAGTCTTCTCGGATAGGAACTGACTTCACCAGAAGTATAGGATGTAGTTTCAATATTGAGGACAACACTTCGTGGAAATGATTGCTCACTATATGACCACTACGCATGTAATCATGCCCGGTTACTCGGTTTTTTTTATGATGTGCTAAAATAGATAGGAACATAGCAACCTTCTCCTCTACCTTCACATATCTAGATTCGACCAGCCCTCCGACATTACTTAGCAAGTAACACAATCGTGCGAATGCATTCCGATTCATTCGCAAATTCAAAACACACTGAGCATCGCCAATTTCAGTGATCCTATGTAAGTGGTTAATTTGTGCATTTAATCTTTGTGTCATATTGTAAGACACCTCCCTTCTATGTGTGACACGTCTTCGTTTGGCAATTACATGCTTGTAGTGTCGTGCTAAAACACATACCATCAACAAATTCCCCAACAACATACGGTGCACCAGAATGATAAGGATAATGTTTCTACGTCTTGTGTCCATTGGTTGAAGTACTtaagaaaatataaaaatcattaGTTGAGCAGCCCAAGTACAAATTAGGAATACAAAGTTGACTTCATATcaaaacagctgcaaaaataATGCTTCATGTAAGATGCTCATATATCCGAATATGTCTTCTGTAAATCGGTAAACCTTTTTTGTGATGAAGGATGCAGACAACCATCGATTCATTATGTGAATAGATGCGTAATGTAATCTCACAATAAATAATCTGAACAAAGGTGTTAACGTGTTGGAAAACCGACAACCAAAACATAAAACCTAAAGCCAAATTACTCAAAGTAATGAATTTGTCGACAGACAAATTGAAGTTTTCCCACGTAAACAGTGGGTAGATTTCACACGACACCTTTTAGATCGAGCCGGTCAAATATGTACTTTGTGCAGATATATATGTACGTATTTCATACCAAAATTGGAACCCAAATTTGGAACCATTACTCTCAAAGGGAATGTTCGTACCTTATGCAGCGACAAACTTTAAATCCTGCGCTGTTGGCTACGATCTTTGTCCACGGATCTCGTTATGAGTATACTCCATTATCTTTCGCTTTTTCAGATCTGGATCCGATAAGAATGACG comes from Henckelia pumila isolate YLH828 chromosome 4, ASM3356847v2, whole genome shotgun sequence and encodes:
- the LOC140860712 gene encoding uncharacterized protein; this encodes MTQRLNAQINHLHRITEIGDAQCVLNLRMNRNAFARLCYLLSNVGGLVESRYVKVEEKVAMFLSILAHHKKNRVTGHDYMRSGHIVSNHFHEVLSSILKLHPILLVKSVPIREDSSNETWKWFKGCLGALDGTYVSVHVPKNEQPKFRTRKGTIAINVLGVCDHNMNFIYALCGWEGSAADARVLRDAVTRNEGFKVPRGCYYLCDSGYANVEGFLTPYKRVRYHLDA